One region of Metallosphaera sedula DSM 5348 genomic DNA includes:
- a CDS encoding vWA domain-containing protein codes for MTGLLRGVDYESPVVKYRGERILNTLRRVSGKESNVDPLFLIDTYYVHYLPLPILKTKGEIDQSDSIKYSLIDLTISSEIVNRNRNYSIANSAVSMALSVSYVQNLIEELERIRRTSQSQEEREAAEQILNGIMKGSQGKEGKQNQNQQQENQTTGKLMKQVHEKAMAKASEDANSVRSMQRIVGGNGAGTGSMMNFEGDIHDVLRLARNTEIKKILEFLSGIPKLGSFTKKRTTRYARGELYGYEEGSDLERLVPSELALPEELFDVKLAESQLLLYQKQIKETLGPIYLLLDKSGSMDGEKILWAKAVALALYSRARRENRDFYLRFFDNIPYPLIKVIKNAKSKDVIKMVEYIGKIRGGGGTDISRSVMSACDDIKDGHVRGVSEVIILTDGEDKIAETTVRRSLKEANATLISVMIRGDNADLKRVSDNYLVVYRLDQGDLLRVVES; via the coding sequence ATGACAGGTCTCCTTAGAGGTGTAGATTACGAAAGCCCCGTTGTAAAGTACAGGGGCGAGAGGATACTCAACACCCTAAGGAGGGTCTCTGGGAAGGAAAGCAACGTAGATCCCCTATTCCTCATTGATACCTATTACGTGCACTATCTCCCCCTACCTATACTAAAAACAAAGGGGGAAATAGATCAAAGCGACTCCATTAAGTACTCATTGATTGATCTTACCATTTCGTCAGAGATTGTAAACAGGAACAGAAACTACTCAATTGCAAACTCAGCAGTGAGTATGGCCCTTTCCGTGAGTTATGTGCAAAACTTGATAGAGGAATTGGAGAGAATTAGGAGGACTTCACAGTCGCAGGAGGAGAGAGAGGCCGCAGAGCAGATCCTTAACGGAATAATGAAGGGAAGTCAGGGTAAGGAGGGAAAGCAGAATCAGAACCAGCAACAGGAAAACCAGACCACTGGAAAGCTAATGAAGCAGGTTCATGAAAAGGCTATGGCAAAGGCGTCTGAGGATGCTAATTCCGTCAGGAGTATGCAGAGGATAGTTGGAGGTAATGGGGCCGGTACAGGATCGATGATGAACTTTGAGGGAGATATACACGACGTGCTAAGACTAGCTAGGAACACGGAGATCAAGAAGATCCTGGAGTTTCTGAGCGGTATCCCGAAGCTGGGTAGCTTCACCAAGAAGAGGACCACAAGATATGCTAGGGGAGAGCTTTATGGATATGAGGAAGGTTCAGACCTAGAGAGACTGGTTCCCTCAGAACTGGCCTTACCCGAGGAACTCTTTGATGTGAAGCTTGCAGAGAGCCAGCTATTACTATATCAGAAACAGATTAAGGAAACCCTAGGACCCATATATCTACTATTGGACAAGTCAGGCAGCATGGATGGAGAAAAGATCCTGTGGGCTAAGGCTGTAGCACTGGCCCTCTACAGTAGGGCTAGAAGGGAGAACAGGGACTTCTATCTAAGGTTCTTCGATAACATTCCATATCCTCTGATCAAGGTCATAAAGAATGCCAAGAGCAAGGACGTGATCAAGATGGTAGAGTATATTGGGAAGATAAGAGGTGGAGGCGGAACAGATATATCTAGATCTGTAATGTCTGCCTGCGACGATATAAAGGACGGTCATGTTAGGGGTGTAAGCGAGGTCATAATTTTGACGGATGGAGAGGATAAGATCGCTGAAACCACTGTTAGGAGATCCCTTAAAGAGGCAAATGCTACGCTCATTAGCGTGATGATAAGAGGAGATAACGCGGATCTAAAGAGAGTTTCAGATAACTACCTAGTGGTTTACCGTCTAGATCAGGGAGACCTACTTAGGGTAGTTGAATCCTAA
- a CDS encoding AAA family ATPase, translated as MVNIIGRIIVSSSLLELPKKFLESLYSPFVGREEEAKVLTLALLTKEHVVLIGEPGTAKSALARRAADLLNARFFMYLLTKYTEPAELFGALDVNALKQGVYKRITKERLPESELAFLDEIFNANSAILNALLSLLNERVIYDGYNVIKVPLRTLISASNRVPDEPELEALYDRLLLRHYAKPVGEDMWKDLIDSSWELEFTDKWKVKEPVMTVQDLDRLYSMLSEVDLSQIKSKLLKLYVMLEEKGVHLTDRRKGKVLKIVSAHALLNSRTKATEEDLVVLKYIAPREIDDFEKVSALLSEELKTPIKYMRELNEIFNNIKEAGKYVDAANESDPRLIDLIRSLRATKDRVISLGKESGDEKVEEFSREVGAEIDRLVEKVGRKLGIYT; from the coding sequence ATGGTAAACATAATAGGGAGAATAATAGTGAGTTCATCACTCCTTGAACTTCCCAAAAAGTTTTTAGAGTCCCTCTATTCCCCGTTCGTGGGAAGGGAAGAGGAGGCTAAGGTCCTAACGCTAGCTCTCCTTACAAAGGAGCACGTAGTGCTAATAGGAGAGCCTGGAACCGCTAAGTCAGCATTGGCTAGAAGGGCTGCTGATCTCCTTAATGCCAGGTTCTTCATGTATTTACTTACGAAATATACAGAACCCGCTGAGCTTTTTGGAGCACTGGACGTCAACGCACTGAAACAGGGAGTATACAAGAGGATAACAAAGGAGAGACTTCCTGAAAGCGAGTTAGCCTTCCTAGATGAGATATTTAATGCCAATTCCGCCATTCTGAATGCCCTTCTTTCACTGTTGAACGAGAGGGTAATTTATGATGGCTACAACGTTATCAAGGTACCACTAAGGACGCTAATCAGCGCAAGTAATAGGGTACCGGACGAGCCAGAACTTGAGGCCCTTTATGATAGGCTTCTTCTAAGGCATTACGCTAAGCCCGTGGGGGAGGATATGTGGAAGGACTTAATAGATTCGTCCTGGGAACTCGAGTTCACAGACAAGTGGAAAGTCAAGGAACCAGTTATGACAGTTCAAGATCTTGACAGGCTTTACAGTATGCTCTCAGAAGTGGACCTGAGCCAGATCAAGTCGAAACTCCTGAAGCTCTACGTAATGTTGGAGGAGAAGGGAGTACACTTAACTGACAGGAGAAAGGGCAAGGTTCTGAAAATAGTGTCGGCTCACGCACTTCTGAACTCTAGAACAAAGGCTACAGAGGAGGACCTAGTAGTTCTTAAGTACATAGCCCCAAGGGAAATTGACGATTTCGAAAAGGTCTCAGCACTCCTCTCTGAGGAGTTAAAGACGCCCATCAAGTACATGAGGGAGCTTAACGAGATATTTAATAACATTAAGGAGGCAGGGAAATACGTTGATGCTGCTAACGAATCTGATCCTAGATTGATCGATTTGATCAGGAGCTTGAGGGCGACAAAGGACAGGGTAATATCGTTAGGGAAGGAGAGCGGTGACGAGAAGGTTGAAGAGTTCTCGCGGGAAGTTGGAGCGGAAATAGATAGATTAGTAGAAAAAGTGGGGAGGAAGCTGGGGATTTACACATGA
- a CDS encoding single stranded DNA-binding domain-containing protein (in Sulfolobus solfataricus this protein plays a role in promoter opening and RNA polymerase recruitment under specific conditions) — translation MDEKIGNLKGGMENISVTARVLEVGEQKVVQTKNGPRTIREVMVGDDTGRVKLTLWGNQGDEVKEGQIIKVENAWTTVFKGQVQLNAGSRSKISESAEESIPEADQVPETTPTDDSPPRRGGFRGRGGGRRNYGGGFGGNYGGGGYRRRPREGGEEEE, via the coding sequence ATGGATGAAAAGATAGGAAATCTAAAAGGCGGGATGGAAAACATAAGTGTTACCGCCCGCGTTTTGGAAGTAGGTGAACAGAAGGTCGTTCAAACAAAGAACGGCCCTAGAACCATTCGTGAAGTAATGGTTGGAGACGACACAGGGAGAGTTAAACTCACCCTGTGGGGGAACCAAGGAGACGAAGTCAAGGAAGGCCAAATTATCAAAGTGGAGAACGCTTGGACCACAGTTTTTAAGGGTCAAGTTCAGCTTAACGCAGGTAGTAGGTCCAAGATAAGCGAGTCTGCCGAAGAGTCTATCCCAGAAGCCGATCAGGTTCCTGAAACCACTCCTACCGATGATTCACCTCCAAGGAGAGGTGGATTCAGAGGTAGAGGCGGAGGAAGAAGAAATTACGGCGGCGGTTTCGGAGGAAACTACGGCGGTGGAGGATACAGGAGAAGGCCTAGAGAGGGCGGAGAGGAAGAAGAGTGA
- a CDS encoding PqqD family protein, whose product MDYDEIKDRKPRREGEYVDKSEDGEKFIIKLAEDRVYEVAAVAYYIWAMCDGERTVGDIVQEISKEAQIEEEQIRAPIVAVLEQLQEAALITI is encoded by the coding sequence CTGGATTATGACGAGATAAAGGATAGGAAGCCCAGGAGAGAAGGCGAATACGTGGACAAGAGTGAGGACGGTGAGAAGTTTATAATTAAGCTAGCTGAGGACAGGGTTTACGAGGTAGCTGCAGTAGCCTATTATATCTGGGCCATGTGCGATGGAGAGAGGACAGTGGGCGATATAGTTCAGGAGATTAGCAAGGAAGCGCAGATCGAAGAGGAACAGATAAGAGCGCCTATTGTCGCGGTACTTGAACAGTTACAGGAGGCCGCCCTAATAACCATTTAA
- a CDS encoding molybdopterin molybdotransferase MoeA, with protein sequence MRNFVPEENLPTPLEAIEKFLRTLPPKRRTISLGILDSVGKITSSSVRAKTDYPPFSRSTVDGFAVKSSSTPGRFRIVGKISIGEWKDITIGPGEAVEVDTGSPLPWGADAVVKIEDTHVELPFVEINSRLRFGANVAWAGSDISKGSEIIGEFQEITPEDVGAFASVGIETVEVYDLPKVYVIATGDELVQPGRDLTPGKIYESNVHFLVSRLKQLGCEIVGAEVLPDDKEKIRNSLRTAVDKADLIITTGGTSAGEKDYVHQLVREMGNIVIQGLNTKPGKPTILGEIQGKPVFGLSGNIVATIMTFNQLVERYIAEFSGRSLATRTAYHDKVSAISILPIKADRYRVTNIPVYIVKGRGGHYAIPVPFDSYMVGTFASSDGYVTLPPGTQVKEGERIEVTLKSLDNRPVIIGEEDVRIREVKARKILLGTVPACAALKYDVGDALILSDFLCEDKVPEAVEVKRWILSHGSGDPIGYHDWIGMSRLVKDPAVKLKSPSTAPLFLGKGKVIAPHGYIEGEKVTQEKLKVVVRNRDLQFLEGIFSEDT encoded by the coding sequence ATGAGAAATTTCGTTCCCGAGGAGAACTTACCCACTCCTCTAGAGGCCATTGAAAAATTTCTTAGAACTCTTCCTCCCAAGAGGAGAACAATCTCTCTTGGAATATTGGATTCCGTGGGCAAGATAACTTCTTCATCAGTACGTGCTAAAACCGATTATCCACCCTTCTCTAGATCAACTGTAGATGGGTTCGCTGTTAAATCATCTTCTACCCCAGGTAGGTTTAGGATAGTTGGAAAGATATCCATTGGGGAATGGAAGGATATAACTATTGGGCCAGGGGAGGCGGTAGAGGTGGATACTGGATCCCCACTACCTTGGGGAGCTGATGCCGTGGTTAAGATAGAGGATACACATGTGGAACTTCCCTTTGTCGAGATAAATTCTAGGTTGAGATTTGGTGCAAACGTAGCATGGGCTGGTAGCGATATATCCAAGGGCTCAGAAATTATAGGAGAGTTCCAGGAAATTACGCCAGAAGATGTGGGAGCATTTGCGTCTGTGGGAATAGAGACAGTTGAGGTGTATGATCTCCCAAAGGTTTACGTTATCGCAACCGGTGATGAATTAGTTCAACCTGGAAGAGATCTAACGCCAGGGAAGATATATGAAAGCAACGTTCACTTCCTGGTATCAAGGCTAAAGCAACTTGGATGCGAAATAGTTGGAGCCGAAGTTCTACCTGACGACAAGGAAAAGATAAGGAATTCCTTAAGGACGGCCGTAGACAAGGCCGACCTTATAATAACCACAGGAGGAACGAGTGCAGGTGAAAAGGATTACGTACATCAGCTGGTAAGGGAGATGGGAAATATCGTGATTCAGGGTTTAAATACGAAACCTGGAAAGCCAACGATATTAGGGGAGATACAAGGGAAGCCGGTCTTCGGACTTTCTGGAAACATTGTGGCTACCATAATGACCTTTAATCAGTTAGTGGAGAGATACATCGCCGAATTCTCAGGGAGATCACTGGCTACCAGAACAGCTTACCACGACAAGGTCTCGGCCATCTCCATTTTACCAATTAAGGCTGATAGGTACAGGGTCACTAACATCCCCGTTTACATAGTTAAAGGGAGAGGGGGTCACTATGCTATCCCGGTCCCATTCGACAGTTACATGGTTGGGACTTTTGCTAGCTCTGATGGTTATGTGACCTTACCTCCTGGTACGCAAGTCAAGGAGGGAGAGAGGATAGAGGTAACCCTGAAAAGCCTTGATAATAGGCCTGTCATTATAGGGGAAGAGGACGTGAGAATAAGGGAAGTTAAGGCTAGGAAAATACTCTTGGGAACAGTGCCCGCTTGCGCTGCACTCAAGTACGATGTGGGGGATGCGCTGATACTGAGTGACTTCCTTTGCGAAGATAAGGTGCCTGAGGCGGTGGAGGTAAAGCGTTGGATCCTATCCCATGGAAGCGGAGATCCCATAGGCTATCATGATTGGATAGGAATGAGCAGGTTGGTGAAGGATCCTGCAGTTAAATTGAAATCACCCTCTACAGCACCCCTGTTCTTGGGCAAGGGAAAGGTGATCGCACCCCATGGATACATAGAAGGAGAGAAAGTAACACAAGAGAAATTAAAAGTAGTAGTGAGAAACAGGGATCTACAATTCTTAGAGGGAATATTTTCTGAAGATACCTAG
- a CDS encoding homoserine kinase, translating into MRSVKATAFSSSANLGAGYDVLSMSHLAFSDTVYAELINEKERRVMMESNSNVPLDPARNSAGAPVEALLKEFQLNYTIKLNVIKGVPHGLGLGSSGASAVAAVAAVNELLNLHLTLEDIVKFAVIGEQAVSGSPHPDNVAASAFGGIVAVTSHDPIRVVRIPINLNFRLMLVIPRVNTGEGKTKKARELVPKQIEVSKMVENTRFLSSFILGLVKGDRALVREGLNDAVVERSREPMYPHYPKLKEIALRYDAIGACVSGAGPTVLILYDDSTKLGEIKQEGGKVCAQHGFQCDFITTEIGEGVRVEGLN; encoded by the coding sequence ATGCGTTCAGTGAAAGCCACAGCATTCTCATCTTCTGCTAACCTTGGTGCCGGTTACGACGTGCTTTCCATGAGCCATTTGGCCTTCAGCGACACTGTTTACGCGGAGCTTATCAACGAAAAGGAACGCAGGGTCATGATGGAGTCCAACTCGAATGTCCCTTTAGATCCAGCTAGAAACTCAGCAGGCGCACCAGTTGAGGCATTGCTCAAGGAATTTCAATTAAATTACACGATAAAACTGAATGTGATAAAGGGAGTGCCCCACGGATTAGGCCTAGGAAGTAGCGGAGCATCTGCAGTGGCTGCAGTGGCTGCGGTTAACGAGCTGCTTAACCTCCACCTGACGCTCGAGGACATCGTGAAGTTTGCTGTGATTGGGGAACAAGCCGTTAGTGGATCCCCTCACCCAGATAACGTGGCAGCTAGTGCCTTTGGTGGAATAGTGGCAGTGACGTCGCACGATCCCATTAGGGTAGTGAGGATACCAATTAACCTGAACTTCAGGTTAATGTTGGTCATACCGAGGGTTAATACGGGTGAAGGGAAGACCAAGAAGGCAAGGGAGCTAGTTCCCAAGCAGATAGAGGTTTCAAAGATGGTCGAAAACACAAGGTTCCTATCCTCATTCATTCTAGGATTAGTTAAGGGAGATAGGGCACTGGTTAGGGAGGGGCTTAACGACGCCGTTGTGGAAAGGTCCAGGGAACCAATGTATCCACACTACCCCAAGTTGAAGGAAATAGCACTGAGGTACGATGCTATTGGAGCTTGCGTAAGTGGAGCCGGACCTACGGTGTTAATCCTTTACGATGATTCGACCAAACTGGGAGAGATCAAACAGGAGGGTGGGAAAGTATGTGCCCAGCACGGTTTTCAATGCGATTTCATTACCACGGAAATAGGGGAGGGAGTCAGGGTTGAGGGACTCAACTAA
- a CDS encoding PLP-dependent transferase: MRDSTKSVRESIDPITGAITTPIYQTSAFLYPEGEKYRYSREVNPTVLELGKKIAELEGAEAGLAFSSGMGAISTTLLTLLHPGMRLLVHVDMFGRSLRFAKDYLSSWGVKVDVAPANDQGMLEMITKGYDVVMIESITNPLLRVIDLEKVGKACSEVGANLLVDSTFATPINQKPLEFGASLVIHSASKFIAGHNDVITGLIAGKGELVKAIDQMRRTLGTSLDPHPAYLTIRGMKTLKIRMDVINRNAQQIAEFLEAHPKVAKVYYPGLKSHESHSVAKRVLKGFGGVVSFEVRGGAQEALRVMKSTSVIIPAQSLGGVNSLISHPATMSHRTLSPEERKASGIGDSLLRLSVGIEDVEDLIEDLDKALSKI, from the coding sequence TTGAGGGACTCAACTAAATCAGTAAGGGAATCAATAGATCCCATCACAGGGGCTATAACAACGCCCATCTATCAGACGTCAGCTTTCCTTTATCCTGAGGGTGAGAAATACAGGTATTCCAGAGAGGTCAATCCGACGGTCCTAGAACTGGGTAAGAAAATAGCGGAGCTTGAGGGTGCAGAGGCTGGGCTCGCGTTTTCCTCCGGGATGGGAGCCATCTCCACCACCCTCTTAACTCTGCTCCACCCCGGGATGAGACTCCTGGTTCACGTGGATATGTTCGGAAGGAGCCTGAGGTTTGCCAAGGATTACCTCTCGTCGTGGGGTGTGAAGGTCGATGTGGCCCCAGCCAACGATCAAGGCATGCTCGAAATGATAACCAAGGGGTATGACGTGGTTATGATTGAGAGTATTACGAATCCCCTACTCAGGGTGATAGACCTGGAAAAGGTGGGAAAGGCGTGCTCGGAAGTGGGGGCTAACTTACTTGTGGATTCAACTTTTGCAACTCCGATTAATCAGAAACCCCTAGAGTTTGGGGCCTCGCTAGTCATACACAGTGCATCGAAGTTCATTGCGGGGCATAACGATGTCATTACAGGGTTGATAGCGGGAAAGGGAGAACTGGTGAAGGCAATAGACCAAATGAGGAGAACACTTGGAACCTCCCTTGATCCTCATCCAGCGTATCTTACCATCAGGGGGATGAAGACCCTTAAGATCAGAATGGATGTAATCAATAGGAACGCACAACAGATCGCAGAGTTCCTTGAGGCACATCCTAAGGTTGCAAAGGTTTACTACCCTGGTCTTAAGAGCCATGAAAGCCATAGTGTTGCTAAGAGAGTCCTTAAGGGATTCGGTGGCGTGGTCAGTTTTGAGGTGAGGGGCGGAGCGCAGGAGGCACTGAGGGTCATGAAATCTACTTCAGTCATAATCCCAGCCCAAAGCCTTGGAGGCGTGAATTCCTTGATATCCCATCCAGCAACAATGAGCCATAGGACACTATCTCCTGAGGAGAGAAAGGCCTCAGGGATAGGAGATTCGCTTCTTAGGCTTTCCGTGGGTATAGAAGACGTGGAGGATTTAATAGAAGACTTGGATAAGGCACTTAGCAAGATCTAG
- a CDS encoding CoB--CoM heterodisulfide reductase iron-sulfur subunit B family protein, whose translation MKVAYYPGCATHGLSKDVDVATKKVAEVLGLELVEVEDWNCCGGGFLDEYDQKAHAALNLRNLSQVEKMGLNKMATPCSVCLQSHRLAVNNYKEDKELRKDVDSRLKSASIEYKGTVDAEHIVWVLVRDVGIERIKSHVTRPLTQLKVGTYYGCQMLRPEQIMGFESAYKPHSLEDLVSATGATPVRFPMATACCGFPLMGSNPKGGLKLAYNVLSSAKGAGADIMVHPCSLCHLQLDVTQFKVMDEFKTGWTMPTMYVTQLLAISFGISPKELGLSKIAMKALEERGIT comes from the coding sequence ATGAAAGTAGCATATTATCCGGGATGTGCAACCCACGGCCTATCTAAGGACGTTGATGTGGCCACAAAGAAGGTGGCCGAGGTTCTAGGATTGGAACTAGTGGAAGTAGAGGACTGGAACTGTTGCGGAGGAGGATTCCTGGACGAATATGATCAAAAGGCCCATGCTGCCTTGAACCTGAGAAACTTGTCCCAGGTAGAGAAGATGGGACTCAACAAAATGGCAACTCCCTGTAGTGTTTGCTTGCAAAGTCATAGACTTGCAGTAAACAACTACAAGGAAGACAAGGAGCTTAGGAAAGACGTCGATTCCAGGCTCAAATCCGCCTCCATAGAGTACAAGGGAACCGTGGATGCTGAGCATATTGTGTGGGTTTTGGTGAGGGACGTTGGAATTGAGAGGATAAAGTCCCACGTTACAAGGCCCCTGACCCAGTTGAAGGTCGGAACATATTACGGATGTCAAATGCTAAGGCCTGAGCAGATCATGGGATTTGAGTCCGCATATAAGCCCCACAGCCTAGAGGATCTAGTATCAGCCACTGGAGCAACTCCAGTGAGGTTCCCCATGGCGACAGCTTGTTGTGGTTTCCCCTTAATGGGAAGCAATCCCAAGGGAGGATTGAAGTTAGCCTATAATGTTCTCTCTTCTGCTAAGGGCGCTGGAGCGGATATAATGGTACATCCATGTAGTCTCTGTCATTTACAACTTGATGTTACCCAGTTCAAGGTAATGGACGAGTTTAAGACTGGATGGACCATGCCCACTATGTACGTTACTCAACTCCTGGCAATATCCTTTGGAATAAGTCCAAAGGAGCTGGGGCTTAGTAAGATAGCGATGAAGGCGCTGGAGGAGAGGGGAATAACATGA
- a CDS encoding succinate dehydrogenase/fumarate reductase iron-sulfur subunit produces the protein MESQLEQREIVVKVKRYNQEKGEYWQEYKLVVDRFTQMTEVLRRIKSEQDPTLAYRASCHMAVCGSCAMRINGEPRLACKTLALDIVKKYDSNQITVEPMDYFKVQKDLIVDMDEFYARMFKVKPRLYPSKEVVEGRGEHRLRPEDQRELWKFAQCIWCGLCVSACPAVRIDEEFLGPAAHAKGYRFLADPRDTIYDERLKILADSAWRCTYCYQCFNVCPRDVEPVTTIKKTRAHTRFLKDKSEVAKTGEKHVKAIFDSIRETGKLEEAKVYITTYGLAAAITDMLYTMRNGKVNLALIREKKVSQIDQIQKLMGEKE, from the coding sequence ATGGAGAGCCAACTGGAGCAACGGGAGATTGTGGTCAAAGTAAAAAGATATAACCAGGAGAAAGGCGAGTACTGGCAGGAGTACAAACTAGTTGTTGATAGATTCACCCAGATGACTGAGGTCCTTAGGAGAATAAAGTCAGAACAGGACCCAACCCTGGCCTATAGGGCTTCCTGTCACATGGCGGTCTGCGGAAGTTGTGCCATGAGGATTAACGGGGAACCCAGGCTAGCCTGTAAGACCCTTGCCCTGGACATTGTGAAGAAGTATGACAGCAACCAAATAACCGTCGAACCTATGGATTACTTCAAGGTTCAGAAGGACCTCATCGTAGATATGGATGAATTCTACGCCAGGATGTTTAAGGTTAAACCTAGGCTTTACCCAAGCAAGGAAGTGGTGGAGGGGCGTGGAGAGCACAGGTTAAGGCCAGAGGATCAAAGGGAACTCTGGAAGTTCGCCCAATGTATCTGGTGTGGGCTTTGTGTCTCAGCTTGCCCAGCTGTGAGGATAGACGAGGAGTTCCTAGGACCAGCAGCACACGCCAAGGGGTATAGATTCCTGGCGGACCCAAGGGATACCATCTACGATGAAAGGTTGAAGATCTTAGCCGATAGCGCGTGGAGGTGCACGTATTGTTATCAGTGCTTCAACGTATGTCCAAGGGATGTGGAACCTGTTACCACAATTAAGAAAACTAGGGCTCACACACGTTTCCTCAAGGACAAGTCAGAGGTAGCAAAGACCGGCGAGAAGCACGTTAAGGCCATATTTGATAGTATAAGGGAAACGGGTAAACTTGAGGAGGCCAAGGTATACATCACGACCTACGGCCTAGCCGCGGCAATCACTGACATGCTTTACACCATGAGGAACGGGAAGGTTAACCTTGCATTAATTAGGGAAAAGAAGGTAAGTCAGATAGATCAAATTCAGAAGTTAATGGGTGAGAAGGAATGA
- a CDS encoding succinate dehydrogenase flavoprotein subunit gives MDKLLYDAVVLGGGLAGLMSAHEIASAGYRVAIISKVFPTRSHSSSAEGGIAAYVRGNSDPNDNPDYMTYDTVKGGDYLVDQDAAELLSEKSGEIVEIMERWGTLFNRQPDGRVALRYFGGQTYPRTRFVGDKTGMALLHTLFERVSGLSVDFYSEWFAVDLVLDEKRVAGVLAMEMKSMEPALFKAKAVVLATGGMGMLYAHTTNAYINTGDGYSMALRAGAALKDPEFVQFHPTALYPSDILISEAARGEGGILKNNKGERFMTRYAPKKLDLAPRDIVSRSITIEIREGRGFPGGYVGLDLTHLGESYIKERLALAYEAAMSFAGVDATKEPIPVRPAQHYYMGGVDVDITGTNSDLQGLFAAGEVACVSVHGANRLGSNSLLETLVFGRETGRTVVEYLKKHEESSSTTLEKEAEKLLSEAYTFVKSETGVHFGEILNKLRQVMWDDVGIFRNEDLLKTALSEVEKLRAQVKSMYVTDKSKTYNTEFFNALELRNMMDLAVVIAKSALTRTESRGAHYRTDYPERDDRNWLKHTLAYLKGNQVEIGFKPVTMTRWQPEARVY, from the coding sequence ATGGACAAACTTCTTTATGACGCAGTAGTTCTTGGAGGAGGATTAGCGGGGTTAATGTCGGCCCATGAAATCGCCTCAGCAGGCTATAGGGTAGCGATCATTTCTAAGGTTTTTCCCACAAGGTCTCACTCCTCCTCCGCGGAAGGTGGAATAGCTGCATATGTCCGGGGTAACTCCGATCCCAACGACAATCCAGACTACATGACCTATGACACGGTCAAGGGAGGAGATTACCTAGTCGATCAGGACGCTGCGGAACTTCTATCTGAAAAATCTGGAGAAATAGTGGAGATAATGGAGAGGTGGGGTACGCTATTCAATAGGCAACCAGACGGGAGGGTAGCTCTGCGTTATTTCGGTGGACAGACCTATCCCAGGACCAGATTCGTTGGGGATAAGACTGGCATGGCCCTTTTGCACACCCTGTTCGAAAGGGTCTCAGGTCTCTCAGTGGATTTCTATAGCGAGTGGTTTGCGGTGGACCTGGTGCTGGACGAGAAGAGGGTAGCTGGAGTTCTGGCCATGGAAATGAAGTCCATGGAACCGGCCCTGTTCAAGGCAAAGGCTGTTGTGCTAGCCACCGGTGGTATGGGGATGCTATACGCGCACACGACCAACGCCTACATAAACACGGGTGACGGTTACTCTATGGCTCTGAGGGCTGGAGCGGCCCTGAAGGATCCCGAATTTGTTCAGTTCCACCCAACTGCGCTCTATCCCTCAGACATTCTGATAAGTGAGGCGGCAAGGGGAGAAGGAGGTATCCTCAAGAACAATAAGGGGGAGAGATTCATGACCAGATATGCTCCCAAGAAGTTGGACCTTGCCCCCAGGGATATTGTCTCTAGGTCCATCACAATAGAGATAAGGGAGGGAAGAGGTTTCCCTGGCGGGTATGTTGGATTGGACCTTACCCATCTGGGAGAGAGCTACATAAAGGAGAGACTTGCGTTGGCTTACGAGGCTGCCATGAGTTTTGCGGGGGTTGATGCTACTAAGGAGCCCATCCCTGTTAGACCTGCACAGCACTACTATATGGGTGGAGTGGACGTGGACATTACTGGAACCAATAGTGATTTGCAAGGACTATTTGCGGCAGGCGAGGTAGCTTGCGTATCTGTCCACGGTGCCAACAGGCTGGGCTCCAACTCCTTGCTAGAAACCCTCGTTTTTGGTAGGGAAACTGGAAGAACTGTAGTGGAGTACCTCAAGAAGCACGAGGAGTCATCCTCAACCACCCTGGAGAAGGAAGCAGAGAAACTTCTAAGCGAGGCCTACACCTTTGTGAAGAGCGAGACCGGAGTCCACTTCGGCGAAATACTCAACAAACTTAGGCAGGTAATGTGGGATGATGTGGGGATTTTCAGGAACGAGGACCTATTAAAGACTGCCCTCTCAGAGGTCGAGAAACTTAGGGCACAGGTCAAGAGCATGTATGTGACTGACAAGAGCAAGACCTACAATACCGAGTTCTTTAACGCATTGGAGCTGAGAAACATGATGGACCTCGCGGTGGTAATAGCCAAGTCAGCGTTAACTAGAACCGAATCAAGAGGAGCTCATTACAGGACGGACTATCCAGAGAGAGATGATAGGAACTGGCTCAAACATACGTTGGCTTACCTCAAGGGTAATCAGGTAGAGATAGGGTTTAAGCCCGTGACCATGACTAGGTGGCAACCAGAGGCAAGGGTGTACTAA